From Plodia interpunctella isolate USDA-ARS_2022_Savannah chromosome 18, ilPloInte3.2, whole genome shotgun sequence, a single genomic window includes:
- the LOC128677546 gene encoding ATP-dependent RNA helicase vasa encodes MDDEWDDGAEVIVAPAPVTSHMNSYSDNNVDEGHSLSRGRGFTSFNDDNEYDKSDSNGFGERRGRGARGGGRGRGGRGGRGGGGRDRGDYDANGDDNDDNRGDRVRGRGGRGGRGGRGGLSERGEGGGGGGGGDEPELNENGEPKKPPVTYVPPEPTQDETEIFSSTISSGINFDKFDCIAVKVSGENPPRAIDSFETADLRKYVLDNILKSGYKKPTPIQKHAIPIIMSGRDLMGCAQTGSGKTAAFLLPIINTLLQDQRELIVGSNGCAQPQVIIVSPTRELTLQIFNEARKFSYGSILKIAVAYGGTAVRHQGDSIARGCHILVATPGRLHDFVDRSRVSFDSVRFVVLDEADRMLDMGFMPSVEKMMDHPTMVPSDKRQTLMFSATFPEDIQHLAGRFLHNYLFVAVGIVGGASSDVDQEFHQVTKYEKQNKLKTLIDENNGKRILVFVETKRNADFIAAMLSEQQLLTSSIHGDRMQREREEALHNFKSGRHCILVATAVAARGLDIKNVDIVVNYDLPKSIDEYVHRIGRTGRVGNRGKAVSFFDPDQDMGLTADLAKILRQANQEVPDFLEGGGTATYKGNKYGGSDIRNFNNASAPADQADEPEELW; translated from the exons atGGATGATGAATGGGATGATGGTGCAGAG GTGATTGTGGCCCCAGCGCCAGTCACTTCACATATGAACAGCTACAGTGACAATAATGTGGATGAGGGCCACAGCTTGTCCCGTGGCCGAGGATTCACATCCTTCAATGATGATAATg AGTATGATAAGTCCGATAGCAACGGGTTTGGAGAACGGCGTGGGCGCGgggcgcgcggcggcggcagAGGACGCGGCGGGAGGGGAGGGCGCGGAGGAGGTGGCCGAGACCGAGGCGACTACGATGCGAATGGGG ATGACAACGACGATAACAGAGGTGACCGCGTTCGAGGTCGGGGAGGTCGCGGAGGGCGGGGCGGTCGGGGAGGGTTGTCGGAGCGCGGGGAGGGCGGCGGAGGGGGAGGGGGCGGAGACGAGCCCGAACTCAACGAGAACGGCGAGCCTAAGAAGCCACCCGTCACATACGTCCCTCCGGAACCTACTCAAGATGAAACGGAAATATTTAGTAGTACTATCAGTTCTGGAATCAACTTCGATAAGTTCGACTGCATTGCTGTGAAG GTAAGCGGTGAGAATCCCCCTCGCGCCATCGACAGTTTTGAGACAGCGGACCTGCGGAAATACGTACTGGACAACATATTGAAGTCTGGCTACAAGAAACCCACGCCCATCCAGAAACATGCCATTCCAATCATCATGTCTGGACGAGATCTCATGGGTTGCGCGCAAACTGGATCAGGGAAAACT GCTGCATTTTTGCTACCAATAATAAATACGCTGTTACAAGATCAGAGAGAACTAATAGTCGGTTCAAACGGATGTGCTCAGCCTCAG gtTATAATAGTGTCGCCTACTCGAGAATTGACACTGCAAATATTCAATGAAGCAAGGAAGTTCTCGTACGGCTCTATTTTGAAGATCGCAGTGGCTTACGGTGGCACTGCGGTGCGGCATCAGGGTGATAGTATTGCT AGGGGCTGCCACATCCTAGTGGCGACGCCGGGGCGCCTGCACGACTTCGTGGACCGCAGCCGCGTGTCGTTCGACAGCGTGCGCTTCGTGGTGCTGGACGAGGCTGACCGCATGCTGGACATGGGCTTCATGCCCAGCGTCGAGAAAATGATGGACCATCCTACCATGGTGCCCAGT GATAAGAGACAAACGTTAATGTTCTCTGCGACATTCCCCGAGGACATCCAGCACCTGGCGGGGCGCTTCCTCCACAACTACCTGTTCGTGGCCGTCGGCATCGTGGGCGGCGCCAGCTCCGACGTCGACCAGGAGTTTCACCAGGTCACCAAGTACGAGAAGCAGAATAAATTGAAGACCCTCATTGATGAGAACA ACGGCAAGCGGATCCTGGTGTTCGTGGAGACGAAGCGCAACGCGGACTTCATCGCGGCGATGCTGTCGGAGCAGCAGCTGCTGACGTCGTCCATCCACGGCGACCGCATGCAGCGCGAGCGCGAGGAGGCGCTGCACAACTTCAAGAGCGGCCGCCACTGCATCCTCGTCGCCACCGCCGTCGCCGCCAGGGGGCTCG atataaaaaatgtcgACATTGTAGTAAACTATGACTTGCCAAAAAGCATAGATGAATATGTGCATCGAATCGGCAGAACCGGTCGGGTTGGCAATCGCGGAAAAGCAGTGTCATTCTTTGACCCAGACCAG GATATGGGACTAACGGCTGATTTAGCTAAGATTTTACGGCAGGCGAACCAAGAGGTTCCCGACTTCTTAGAAGGCGGCGGCACTGCTACGTATAAGGGCAACAAATATGGCGGCAGCGATATTAGG AACTTCAACAATGCTTCAGCGCCCGCAGATCAAGCCGACGAGCCCGAAGAGTTATGGTAA
- the hop gene encoding tyrosine-protein kinase hopscotch — protein sequence MASNEENVTVSVVTDNSPVIINCSNKRSAEELCIYLCNKHNIPPLTRSLFALRVRGTNYFLKDNSDVLLGTRDYELRIRYMVPKLDVLLSPNENTFDYYFQQARNDINENKIPEIKYPEYKEQLLGLGITDMARAIKEENLTMNDVIRNRKKYIPRIILRKHGPFPMRRANMHLPAICSQGYGVRHYKKCYLEQLYILAPNYLAEEYEDVLWLNGDTAVSVKVIVAPFHKQYPGIRLYNSNSREWVHICTIEDLIYLMRKEDISLELSRKGTPLFFKFRSEEQLTSFISVCDGYYRLMLKWIFNLSKDDETPSLRELYKLKCHGPVKGVFSYGKLEVKRGKKHGSFILRQSQDEYNVFYVDVCNKNNSVDTYKIEYKGRCYTFQGEDYQSIDSIIKQHKDPEGQIFLNECLPPSEYDDYESQLLLCKKPEKQGVRIEHSELQEALKNNKSPRCLLNKDILLYTGSEKFGKGGLTMTCKAIWKLDETKKLIVAFKALQKDSYLKEFVTIASKFVHVQSSSIVRLYGITFNSPTALVLEYMPYGPLSDYLKKNRSSVKLLHLKKVAASLARALWELSEAGVVHGHVRCRRLLLASADRDRLSVKLAGPSVHTYTSADVHWMPVDFFGDMNMAKRSVIGDIWAFATTLWEVFSYGVSPTEINPVMTAKSYMMDNRLQRPERCPSEVWTLILQCWQSDPLRPQEIMRDMNHMLHREYVPTHEYEQPKLTSLLAHKDTVASDRYMAEQSDAGSNKSLISDHSASSMNGIIPRHFDNKFAMESLVNGNGDLELDMEFGGGLCWDADEVAGHPDHDKPWPMQSIESAQGTTYLVSWNKKIGGGSYGEVYKGWMCAEGDKNESQTVVAVKKLTHQKSGKNGSLYDDFENELKIMQSLKHENIVKILGYSLDHSSSEPSVFIVMEYLEESSLNNYLKFQREKLHIWHLLKYATDIATGMEYVASQKIVHRDLATRNILVLHMTHVKISDFGLARAISERDAYRVRTPRLLPINWYAPESATHPWLFSTKSDVWSYGVTAWEIFSRVRTEVPKFDVKRPTERAACFQIPDECPSEVFRALMTDCWTLKPESRPTFTDLRQRCLRFMDEYKQSS from the exons ATGGCTTCAAATGAAGAAAATGTTACAGTTTCGGTGGTAACAGACAATAGTCCTGTGATCATCAACTGTTCCAACAAACGTTCAGCTGAGGAACTATGCatatatttgtgtaataaacaCAACATACCGCCCTTGACGAGATCATTATTTGCACTGAGAGTTAGAGGCACAAATTATTTCCTTAAAGACAACAGCGATGTCCTTTTAGGAACCAGGGATTATGAATTGCGTATTCGTTATATG GTACCAAAACTTGATGTTCTACTGTCACCAAATGAAAACACATTTGACTACTACTTTCAACAAGCCCGAAATGacataaatgaaaacaaaattcctGAAATTAAGTATCCTGAATACAAGGAACAGCTATTAGGTCTTGGCATCACTGACAT ggCCCGGGCTATTAAAGAAGAAAATCTAACTATGAATGACGTCATTAGAAATAGGAAAAAGTATATTCCAAGGATCATACTTCGTAAACATGGTCCATTTCCTATGAGACGTGCGAATATGCACCTTCCAGCAATATGTTCACAGGGCTACGGAGTACG acatTATAAAAAGTGTTACTTGGAGCAACTCTACATATTGGCACCAAACTATCTAGCTGAGGAATATGAGGATGTCTTGTGGCTCAACGGTGACACAGCAGTGTCTGTAAAAGTAATTGTTGCACCATTCCACAAACAATATCCTGGTATCAGATTGTATAATAGTAATAGTCGGGAG TGGGTACATATTTGTACCATTGaagatttgatttatttgatgAGAAAAGAAGATATTTCTTTGGAATTATCAAGAAAAGGGACTCccttgttttttaaattcaggAGTGAAGAGCAGTTGACTTCTTTCATCTCTGTTTGTGATGGATATTACAG GCTCATGTTGAAGTGGATATTTAATTTGTCCAAAGATGATGAGACACCTTCCTTGCGAGAACTTTACAAACTGAAGTGTCACGGCCCTGTGAA gggTGTTTTTTCTTATGGTAAATTGGAAGTGAAGCGTGGCAAAAAACACGGCAGTTTTATCCTAAGACAGTCTCAAGACGAATACAATGTCTTCTATGTGGAtgtatgcaataaaaacaa CTCGGTAGACACTTACAAGATAGAGTACAAGGGCCGTTGCTACACCTTCCAAGGGGAGGATTACCAAAGCATCGACAGCATTATCAAGCAACATAAGGATCCCGAAGGACAGATTTTTCTGAATGAATGCCTCCCTCCCTCGGAATATg ATGACTATGAATCTCAACTGCTGCTGTGCAAGAAACCTGAGAAGCAGGGTGTGCGTATCGAGCATTCGGAATTGCAGGAAGCcctcaaaaataataaaagcccGCGTTGTCTCCTCAATAAAGATATACTGTTATACACTG gATCTGAGAAGTTCGGCAAAGGGGGACTGACGATGACCTGCAAAGCTATTTGGAAGCTAGACGAGACAAAGAAGCTGATTGTAGCTTTCAAAGCTTTACAAAAGGACAGCTATTTAAAG GAGTTCGTGACTATCGCCAGCAAGTTCGTTCACGTGCAGTCGAGCTCGATCGTGCGGCTATACGGCATCACCTTCAACTCGCCCACGGCGCTAGTTCTAGAGTACATGCCCTATGGACCCCTTTCTGACTATCTCAA GAAGAACAGGTCGTCAGTGAAGCTTCTCCACTTGAAGAAAGTAGCAGCGAGCCTGGCTCGGGCGCTGTGGGAGCTGTCGGAGGCGGGCGTGGTGCACGGCCACGTGCGCTGCCGACGGCTGCTGCTGGCCAGCGCCGACCGCGACCGGCTCAGCGTCAAGCTGGCCGGGCCCAGTGTGCACACCTACACCAGTGCCGA CGTACATTGGATGCCGGTGGATTTCTTCGGCGACATGAACATGGCGAAGCGTTCAGTCATCGGCGACATCTGGGCGTTTGCTACCACGCTGTGGGAAGTGTTCTCTTACGGCGTCTCTCCCACGGAGATCAACCCAGTTATGACTGCCAAA AGCTACATGATGGACAACCGCCTGCAGCGGCCGGAGCGGTGCCCGAGCGAGGTGTGGACGCTGATACTGCAGTGCTGGCAGTCCGACCCGCTGCGTCCGCAGGAGATCATGCGGGACATGAACCACATGCTGCACAGAG AGTACGTGCCTACACATGAATATGAGCAACCCAAGTTAACTAGTCTACTAGCACATAAGGATACAGTCGCAA GCGACAGATACATGGCGGAGCAGAGCGACGCGGGCAGCAACAAATCGCTCATCTCCGACCACAGCGCCAGCTCCATGAACGGCATCATACCGAGACACTTCGACAACAAG TTCGCCATGGAATCCCTGGTGAACGGCAACGGGGACCTGGAGCTGGATATGGAGTTCGGCGGCGGGCTGTGCTGGGACGCGGACGAGGTCGCGGGCCACCCCGACCACGACAAGCCCTGGCCCATGCAGTCCATAGAGTCGGCACAGGGCACCACCTACCTCGTCAGCTGGAACAAGAAGATTGGCGGC GGGAGCTATGGCGAGGTATACAAAGGCTGGATGTGCGCGGAGGGTGATAAAAATGAATCTCAGACGGTGGTCGCCGTCAAAAAGTTAACGCACCAGAAATCCGGCAAGAACGGATCTCTGTACGACGACTTCGAAAACGAATTAAAGATCATGCAG TCTCTGAAGCATGAAAATATAGTGAAGATTCTGGGGTACTCGCTGGACCACAGCAGCAGTGAGCCGAGCGTGTTCATAGTGATGGAGTACCTGGAGGAGTCCTCGCTCAACAACTACCTCAAGTTCCAGAGGGAGAAGCTGCACATCTGGCATCTGCTCAAGTACGCCACAGATATCGCCACG GGCATGGAGTACGTGGCGAGCCAGAAGATAGTGCACCGCGACCTGGCGACGCGCAACATCCTGGTGCTGCACATGACGCACGTCAAGATCTCGGACTTCGGCCTCGCGCGCGCCATATCCGAGCGCGACGCCTACCGCGTGCGCACGCCGCGTCTGCTGCCCATCAACTG GTATGCCCCAGAATCAGCAACTCACCCATGGCTGTTTTCGACAAAGAGTGACGTTTGGTCGTACGGAGTGACGGCGTGGGAGATATTTTCGCGCGTGCGTACTGAAGTTCCCAAGTTCGACGTGAAACGACCCACCGAACGAGCTGCATG TTTCCAAATCCCGGACGAGTGTCCGTCGGAAGTGTTCCGGGCTCTGATGACGGATTGCTGGACCCTAAAGCCGGAGTCCCGCCCCACCTTTACGGACCTCCGGCAGCGGTGTCTGAGGTTTATGGACGAGTACAAACAGTCTTCCTAA